Part of the Ochrobactrum sp. Marseille-Q0166 genome is shown below.
CCGGTACGCGGGCTTGAAATGGCTGGTGCTATTCTTGATTCTCAGCGAGGCAGCACACAGGCTCAAGATTTTGACGTAGTTTTTGTTAACCAGACCACACCAACGGCCATTCTTTTGTCCCAAGTGTTCAACGGATTTTTCTTTTCCTCCGGCGGCTTTTTGATAATTGTAAAACTGCTTTATGAGAGCTTACTCCTCTGGCCACCATCAGATTTCTGGCCTGAGATTAGTGAAAAAACACTACAGCTCCTTTTAAAATTTTCAGGTGAGATGCTTCTATCAGGACTCATTATTGTGCTGCCGATATCAGTTTTTATGTTGCTCGCTGATATTGTCATTAGCTTTATCGCAAGGAGCGCACCCAATCTGAATGCACTCACATTTGGTATGCCTGTAAAATCTGCGATCCTTATAATTATGCTTTTTTCGTATTTTCATATTCTGTTTCCAGAGCTTATGAAAACTTTTAGCAACGGTTCGCGCATGATGCTGGAAGTGTTGAAACCATGAGTGATGATAAGACAGAAAGCCCTACACAATTTCGACTGCGAGAACAGCGTAAGAAAGGCAATATCCCACAACGAAAGAATGCTACAGAAGCGATCTGTTTGCTTTCATCAGTTGCTATTTTAGCTGCTCTTGCACCGCACTACAGCGCGGCAACTTTTGTTTTATTTGACATCGCTATGACGAGTCCAACACAATCGTTCACTCAAGGGATTATACAATCGTGTCGGTATGTCTATCCGCTTGCTTACTTTACCCTCGCATTTAGCGTGGGATCGGCGGGCGTAACTCTCCTAAGTACCCTACTTTTCAATAAGTTCAACGTTGCGCCGTCAGCACTTTCACCAAAGTTTGACAAACTCAACCCAGTGAATGGGTTAAAACGTATAATATCAAAAGCGACCCTTTACAACGCACTTCGGCTCACGATTTATTTTGGCGCCATAGCTTGCCTATTATATTTATTTGTTGTGTCAAATATCCATAATGCTCATTATGCGATGTTATATGATGTAGATGCTATCTTTTTATATTTTCTTCGACTATTCCGACATATCGTTATTGGAATTCTATCTATCTTGTGCACACTCGCTGTTTTGGATTGGTGGATACAAAGCCGATTGTTTTTGTCTCAAAGCAAAATGTCCAAAGATGAAGTTAGGCGCGAATACAAGTCCCAAGAAGGCGATCCTCAGATTAAATCAGCGCGCAAAGCAATTGCGCAGCAGGACAGTCATATCCCTCTCGCCAAAGAAGCTACTCATGTAATTTACAGCAATGAACTTTTGGTGGCTATCATTTTTAATGAAACGTCTGGTATGCCGCCGTTTATGGTAGCTCGGGTTAAAGGTTCTGCTGTTGGGGCGGTTAAGCATCTTTATAGGAATCTCCGGATACCAACATTATATATGCCGCGCGTTGCGAATGACTTTTTTAACATGGCTCAACCCGGAAAATTCCTTTTGGCCCGATCAGCCGAAGGAATGTCGGAGATACTTAATTCATTAGAAAGAAAAGTCCAGAATGAGACCTATTAGACGTCATGATGTAGGTTACAACAAAAAGAAACGTAATTGGCACATCGTTGCGCGCATATGTATAGTGATTTGTGCCGTGGATTGTCTGGCATCAATAGCTGGATGTGCGGGGCCTAACTCCAATGCTGATAGCGTGACACGTCAAGTCGCAGCGGGCGAGAGGTTTTTATCTGCTGGAAATTATGCTAAAGGTTATCAGATTCTCGACAATATCGGTGAAAATAATCCAGCTTCTGCCGAAGCAGCATTGAAGGTTGCTGACACCTATTTTGTGCATCACGCCTATCTTCGAGCAAAAGCTCACTACAAAAATGCCATTGCGCGGGGTAACCGCACCGCTGGTGAGCTGGGACTTGGGCGTGTTATGTTAGCGACTAATGAAGCAGTTTTAGCCGAACAACAATTCCTTACCATATTAAATGTCCGCCCGCAGTCTGCGGAAGCGTTGAATGGCCTTGGTGTAGCGCTCGATCTCCAAGGGCGCCACCAAGAAGCTCAGCATCAGTATACCAAATTACTAGAAAGCCTGCCTACCGACAGGAATGGGAATAATAACCTTGCAGTTTCTTATATACTGGCGGGGCGACAGGGAGAGGCATCCAATCATTTGGGGGAGCTTGCACGCTCCTATCTGGATGATCCTGTTATTCGTCAGAATCTCGCGATGGCGCAGGTCTTGACAGGTGATCGTTACGCAGCAGAAAAGACATTCGCTCTAGATATGAGCCGGACAGAAGCGATGCATAATGTCCGTACACTCGAACAGCTATCGCGCCGAGGAGTTCTGACTGCTGTCAGATAATATTGATATTGAGATTCTTGGCGTCCACAAAGATGATCCTACTCAATCGTATTGTTTATATATTTGCTGGAGCGAATGGCGATGGGTTTTCCAGCCGGTCTAAGCCGGCCCGCTGCATCACATGGTAGCATAGCTTCTCTGTTGGTCTGGCTATCACCAATGATACTGTTCACTGGCCTGCCGCGGTGGGCTGGTACGCTGCTTATAAAGCTTTTGGCAGCTCACAAATCACCATCTTTGCAGAAATAGAACTTAACCATATCGCCATATTTACTCAAAAGTTTACACAACGAATTAAATATTAGCGGTAATTCTCTTCTTCCAGTAAAGCAGGAAGTATCCTCACTTTTACCTGTGAAACAGCTGAAACGAAAATGGGTGAAATTCATTTCAATATTAAAGATTATACTGAATTGCGGGGGATATAGCTACGATACAAGAGTAAACATCGGTTATACCGATGTTTACTCTTGTTAGCTCATCCATATGGGATAGCCAAGCGCAAGGCATCCGCGGTTTCAGCCCATTAAAGGGTAGCAGTCTCTTAAAATTCGCAATTGGTTCGAATTTGTAAGGGGATATCCAGAGTTTGAATTCTGTCTTGGATTTTCTAGTAACAGGTATTTCAATTAAGGGAAGTGTCATGGTTGATGCAACATCAAATCAGCGTGGTAGTGGGCAGTTGTTGAAGATCTTGAAAACAATGGGCTCATTGCACCCGATAATTCTGTTGGTAAGATCACGGTTAGTGGCAATTATATAGCCTCAGAGACATAAACCTATGAAGTTAAAATAAATGGTGCTGGGGAAGCGACTAAACCCGCATTATAGGAACCGCTTCTCTTGCAGAGAACGTTTCTGTTTTTATCAATGGCGAAGACAGTGCTTTGGCGGTTAATCATCGTTATACAATATTGTCCGCTATCAGCGGCTTAAATAATATAAAATATAACGATCGCGTATTATGGAGCAGTTTCCGTCCGATTTGTATGTTTGCCCTCAATT
Proteins encoded:
- a CDS encoding flagellar biosynthetic protein FliR — its product is MFDFSDNNQIFAVSLATILIVARFCAFFVASPLLSRRTIPRLLALGLALAISLVCLPAAIPTLTSNDLHPTKRVILLIIKEAATGYLMGIVLWLPVRGLEMAGAILDSQRGSTQAQDFDVVFVNQTTPTAILLSQVFNGFFFSSGGFLIIVKLLYESLLLWPPSDFWPEISEKTLQLLLKFSGEMLLSGLIIVLPISVFMLLADIVISFIARSAPNLNALTFGMPVKSAILIIMLFSYFHILFPELMKTFSNGSRMMLEVLKP
- a CDS encoding EscU/YscU/HrcU family type III secretion system export apparatus switch protein — translated: MSDDKTESPTQFRLREQRKKGNIPQRKNATEAICLLSSVAILAALAPHYSAATFVLFDIAMTSPTQSFTQGIIQSCRYVYPLAYFTLAFSVGSAGVTLLSTLLFNKFNVAPSALSPKFDKLNPVNGLKRIISKATLYNALRLTIYFGAIACLLYLFVVSNIHNAHYAMLYDVDAIFLYFLRLFRHIVIGILSILCTLAVLDWWIQSRLFLSQSKMSKDEVRREYKSQEGDPQIKSARKAIAQQDSHIPLAKEATHVIYSNELLVAIIFNETSGMPPFMVARVKGSAVGAVKHLYRNLRIPTLYMPRVANDFFNMAQPGKFLLARSAEGMSEILNSLERKVQNETY